From the Pseudodesulfovibrio indicus genome, the window AAAGTTTTCCCTCTGGACTCCCTTTCAAAACTGTTTGTGTGCCTTCGGCAAGTCCGTGCGGGCGCGGGTTTTCGTGCTGGATTGGTCTTGGAATAGCGCCGTGAAGCAGTACGTCTTTTTTTGGGGCTGACATAGATCTCTCTCCGTATTAGGGGAAACCATGAGGATAAAGAGATCACGTTTGTCTGGGCGTATTTCAGGCCGCCTCATTGAGCATTTTGTTGCTGGCACACCAGCTCGGACAGCCTGTGAATTGGTCGGGGTAAACCGCAACACTGCTATCAGTTTTTATCATAGATTACGGAATATTATAGCAGAGCAAATGCCCTCAATGGATATGTTTTCCGGTGAGGTTGAAGTAGATGAGAGCTATTTTGGAGGCTATAGACGTGGTATTCGCGGACGGGGTGCTGCGGGTAAAGTGGCAGTATTTGGCATTCTTAAACGTAACGGAAGGGTTTACGCGCAGATTCTACCCGACACTAAATCGAAGACCTTAAAGGAGATCATCGACTCCCAGGTACATCCCGATAGTGTTGTGTACACGGATGGGTTGTCGTCCTACAATGTCCTCGATGTGTCTGAATTTAAACACTATCGAATCAATCACCTTAAGAAGTATGTCGATGGCCACAACCTCATCAACGGGATTGAGAATTTTTGGAACCAAGCCAAGCGCCATTTGAGGAAATACAATGGCATTCCTCGAAAGCATTTTTGGCTGTATTTGAAAGAGTGCGAATTCAGGTTCAATTACGGCTCTCCAAAAGAGCAGTTATCTACCCTGAAGGAATGGATAAAGAGGCATAACGCGGCATAGTTATCTATGTCAGCCCCCTTTTTTTAGCCCTCGGCCTTCGCGTAGCGACGAA encodes:
- a CDS encoding IS1595 family transposase, translating into MRIKRSRLSGRISGRLIEHFVAGTPARTACELVGVNRNTAISFYHRLRNIIAEQMPSMDMFSGEVEVDESYFGGYRRGIRGRGAAGKVAVFGILKRNGRVYAQILPDTKSKTLKEIIDSQVHPDSVVYTDGLSSYNVLDVSEFKHYRINHLKKYVDGHNLINGIENFWNQAKRHLRKYNGIPRKHFWLYLKECEFRFNYGSPKEQLSTLKEWIKRHNAA